The DNA window TGCGTTATCAAAAAACAGGTTACGGCCCGGTGAAAACGGGGGTTACGATTGCAGTTGATATAAATCTTAATAAAAATTATTATCATTTGCGTATTTTTGACTCAAAAGAAATAAACAATAATTAAGAACAACCCCACTCCTGAGGACCTCCATTTTATGGGCGCTCGAAATTTTAGAACCTTTATACTGTTCGCCATTTTTTTAATTATGCCTGGCATCACCAGTGCGGCCACGACCACATTAACCGATGTTCTGGGCGGAAGATTACGCTTGATACCCCGGTAAAAAGGGCGGTTTTAGGTTTTTACTTTGAAGACTACATGGCCGTGGGTGGGGAAGCGGCATACGAGCGCGTCATTGGCATTTCTCGTGAGGCCTGGCGGGGAAAGGTTCCGGCAAATTGGAATATGTATGTTAAACACCAGCCATCACTGGCTCGTATCGCTGATATTGGCGAGGTGGATCTCCATAATATCTCGCTTGAAAATATAATATCATTGAAGCCGGACGTCATTATTTTGGCTGAATGGCAATATGTTGCTTTGAAACATGAGGTCTCACGCCTGGAAGAATTAAAAATCCCAGTGGTCGTGGTAGACTACAATGCGCAAACTGTCGAAAGACATGTCAGCTCTACAAAAATATTCGGCATACTCACGGAGCAAGAAAAACGCGCTCAGGAATTATCAGAACTTTACGCTAATAACATTGCTGACGTGCAGCGTAGAGTCAATGCGTCAGGATTAAAGAAACCCAAGGTTTATATTGAATTTGGGAATAAAGGGCCTGGCGATTATTCATTCACCTACGGTAAGAATATGTGGGGGGGCGATGCTGAAGCTTGCCGGAGCAGACAATATTGCCGAACCCTTTTTTGAGTGGTGGGGTGTGATTAACCCAGAACAGCTGCTGTTTGCCAAGCCTGATGCTATTTTCATCTCCGGCAGAGAAAATAATAAGGTTTCGTCAGCGCTATCAATGGGGGTGGGAGTTGATAAAAGCACGGCTGTTCAACAGCTTATGGCTTTTTCCACTCGTAATGGCTGGAACTCATTGCCGGCGATAAAAAACAAGCAATTATTCGGCGTGTACCAGGGCGCATCAAGAACGCTTTCCGACTTCGCCATGATTCAGTTTATTGCCAAATCACTTTACCCAGAACAGTTTAAAGATGTTGACCCGGTAAAGAACTATCTGGATTACTACGAAAAATATTTACCGGTTAAACCAGAGGGGACATTTGCTGTTGCCGCATGGCAATAAAGTCACCGCGCCCCATGATGAGATGCGACCCGCAAACATTCAGTTCGATTTGCGAAGTCTTTACCAGACCGGCTAAAACAGCAATTTGCTACAATATTCCTCTGCACGAGTAGGTTAGGCTGGCGCCAAATTTAATTCATGGGGCCAGCCTGCTGCGCCTGGTCGTTGATGGAGTCATTATGTTTGTTGGCGTGTTATTTGCCCTGGCTGCCGGGCTGATGTGGGGGCTGATTTTTGTCGGTCCGGTTATGATCCCTGAATATCCGGCGGCGTTGCAGTCTACCGGGCGTTATCTTGCCTTTGGGTTGATCGCTTTGCCGCTGGCGTGGTTTGATCGTCAGCGGTTGAAAAAGTTACATCGTAACGATTGGTTGGAGGCGCTGAAACTGACGGCGATCGGCAACCTGCTGTATTACCTGTGCCTGGCCAGCGCCATTCAGCGCACCGGAGCGCCCGTTTCCACCATGATTATCGGCACGCTGCCGGTGGTGATCTCGGTGACCGCCAACCTGTTTTACAGCCGGCATGACGGGCGGCTTTCGTGGCGTAAACTGACACCGGCGTTGGTATTGATCGCCTGCGGACTGGCGCTGGTTAACGTTGCCGAGTTGCGGGGGAATACGGCACCAATTGATGTCTGGCGTTACACCAGTGGGCTTGGGCTGGCATTGCTGGCGGTGGCTTGCTGGACCTGGTTCCCGCTGCGCAATGCCCGTTGGCTACGGGAAAATCCGCACCAAAGGCCTGCCACCTGGGCGACCGCACAAGGGCTGGTCACTTTGCCGCTGGCGTTGGTGGGCTATCTGTTGGTTTGCGGGCAATTGGCTTTAACCCAGCCGACGTTTGCGCTGCCGTTTGGGCCAAGGCCGGAAGTGTTTATTCCCTTGATGATCGCCATTGGCATGCTGTGCTCGTGGATTGGCGCCCTGTGCTGGAATGAGGCGAGTCAACGCTTGCCGACGGTATTGGTGGGGCCGCTGATCGTCTTCGAAATACTGGCCGGACTGGCTTACACCTTTATGCTGCGTCAGGCCTGGCCGCCGCTGTTGACGCTGGGCGGGATTAGCTGCCTGATTATCGGCGTGATTTATGCGATGCGTATCAAACCGCAGCCGGTGGTGGTGGCTCTGGCCACAAAAGAGTGAAGCCTGCCGCTGAGGGCGGCAGGCAGTCAACTCAGGATTTCCGGTGATGAATGATCTCTTCAGCCACGTTGCGCGGTGCTTCTGCGTAGTGGCTAAATTCCATGGTATAGGTGGCGCGGCCCTGTGACATGGAACGCAGTGTGGTTGAATAGCCGAACATTTCGGATAACGGCACCTTGGCGTGGATCTCCTTACCGCCGCCGCCGGGAATGTCTTCCATACCTTGCACCAGACCGCGCCGCGATGACAGGTCGCCCATGATGCTACCGGCGTAATCCTCGGGTGTTTCCACTTCTACCGACATGATCGGCTCGAGGATAACCGGGTCGGCCTGGCGACAGGCTTCTTTAAAGCCGAAGATCGCCGCCATGCGGAAAGCCTGTTCCGAAGAGTCGACGTCGTGGTAGGAACCGAAGGTCAGGTGAACCTTGACATCCACCACCGGATAACCGGCCAGTACGCCGGTATTCAGCGCCTCCAGCACGCCTTTTTTCACCGCCGGGATAAACTCGCCCGGGATCACGCCGCCCTTGATCTCATCTAAAAACTCAAAGCCCTTGCCAGGCTCATTGGGTTCCACGGTAAACACCACGTGGCCGTACTGGCCTTTACCCCCGGATTGGCGCACGAACTTGCCTTCCACGTCGGCCACGCGCTTGCGGATGGTTTCGCGGTAAGACACCTGAGGTTTGCCGGTGGTGGTCGCCACGCCAAACTCACGCCGCATACGATCGACGATGATTTCCAGGTGCAGTTCGCCCATGCCGTAAATAATGGTCTGGCCGGAATCCTCGTCGGTGCGAACGCGGAACGACGGATCTTCCGAAGAGAGGCGCTGCAGGGCAATCCCCATTCTTTCCTGATCGGCCTTGGTTTTAGGCTCAATCGCCTGGGCGATCACCGGTTCAGGGAACACCATTTTTTCCAGTGTGATAATGGCGTTAGGGTCACACAGCGTGTCGCCGGTAATGACGTCTTTTAGCCCTACGCAGGCGGCGATATCCCCGGCATGCAGTTCTTCGACATCTTTACGGTCATTGGCGTGCATTTGTACGATGCGGCCAATGCGTTCTTTCTTGTCTTTCACCGGGTTATAGACGCTGCTGCCTTTGGTCAGCACGCCGGAATAGACCCGCACGAAGGTCAGTTGGCCGACGAAAGGGTCGGTCATCAGCTTAAAGGCCAGCGCCGAGAACTTTTCGTCATCGGCGGCCCGGCGAATGACAATATTGTCTCGCTCGTCATGGCCTTCCATCGGTGGAACATCCAGCGGTGAAGGCATCAGTTCAATCACCGCATCCAGCATGCGCTGCACGCCCTTGTTACGGAAGGCCGAGCCGCACAGCATCGGCTGAATTTCGCCGGCCACGGTGCGCAGACGCAGACCACGGACGATCTCTTCTTCGCTCAACGGCACCTGATTGAGGTATTTGTCCATCAGCTCTTCCGAGCCTTCTGCGGCGGCTTCGATCATTTTATCTCGCCATTCCTGCGCGGAGTCGCGCAGTTCGGCCGGGATCTCTTCAAAACTGAAGCTCATGCCTTGCGTAGCCTCGTCCCACAGGATGGCTTTCATGCGCACCAAATCCACCACGCCGGTGAAATGGTCTTCGGCACCAATCGGGATGACGATCGGCACCGGGTTGGCTTTCAAGCGTTCGATCATCATTTTGCGCACGCGAAAGAAGTCGGCACCCACTCGGTCCATTTTATTGACGAACGCCAGACGCGGAACCTTG is part of the Serratia quinivorans genome and encodes:
- a CDS encoding ferrichrome/ferrioxamine B periplasmic transporter; translation: MAVGGEAAYERVIGISREAWRGKVPANWNMYVKHQPSLARIADIGEVDLHNISLENIISLKPDVIILAEWQYVALKHEVSRLEELKIPVVVVDYNAQTVERHVSSTKIFGILTEQEKRAQELSELYANNIADVQRRVNASGLKKPKVYIEFGNKGPGDYSFTYGKNMWGGDAEACRSRQYCRTLF
- the ytfF gene encoding Inner membrane protein ytfF; the protein is MFVGVLFALAAGLMWGLIFVGPVMIPEYPAALQSTGRYLAFGLIALPLAWFDRQRLKKLHRNDWLEALKLTAIGNLLYYLCLASAIQRTGAPVSTMIIGTLPVVISVTANLFYSRHDGRLSWRKLTPALVLIACGLALVNVAELRGNTAPIDVWRYTSGLGLALLAVACWTWFPLRNARWLRENPHQRPATWATAQGLVTLPLALVGYLLVCGQLALTQPTFALPFGPRPEVFIPLMIAIGMLCSWIGALCWNEASQRLPTVLVGPLIVFEILAGLAYTFMLRQAWPPLLTLGGISCLIIGVIYAMRIKPQPVVVALATKE
- a CDS encoding ferrichrome/ferrioxamine B periplasmic transporter, whose protein sequence is MLKLAGADNIAEPFFEWWGVINPEQLLFAKPDAIFISGRENNKVSSALSMGVGVDKSTAVQQLMAFSTRNGWNSLPAIKNKQLFGVYQGASRTLSDFAMIQFIAKSLYPEQFKDVDPVKNYLDYYEKYLPVKPEGTFAVAAWQ
- the fusA_2 gene encoding Elongation factor G produces the protein MARTTPLERYRNIGISAHIDAGKTTTTERILFYTGVSHKLGEVHDGAATMDWMAQEQERGITITSAATTCFWNGMQHNYPQHRINIIDTPGHVDFTIEVERSMRVLDGAVMVYDSVGGVQPQSETVWRQANKYKVPRLAFVNKMDRVGADFFRVRKMMIERLKANPVPIVIPIGAEDHFTGVVDLVRMKAILWDEATQGMSFSFEEIPAELRDSAQEWRDKMIEAAAEGSEELMDKYLNQVPLSEEEIVRGLRLRTVAGEIQPMLCGSAFRNKGVQRMLDAVIELMPSPLDVPPMEGHDERDNIVIRRAADDEKFSALAFKLMTDPFVGQLTFVRVYSGVLTKGSSVYNPVKDKKERIGRIVQMHANDRKDVEELHAGDIAACVGLKDVITGDTLCDPNAIITLEKMVFPEPVIAQAIEPKTKADQERMGIALQRLSSEDPSFRVRTDEDSGQTIIYGMGELHLEIIVDRMRREFGVATTTGKPQVSYRETIRKRVADVEGKFVRQSGGKGQYGHVVFTVEPNEPGKGFEFLDEIKGGVIPGEFIPAVKKGVLEALNTGVLAGYPVVDVKVHLTFGSYHDVDSSEQAFRMAAIFGFKEACRQADPVILEPIMSVEVETPEDYAGSIMGDLSSRRGLVQGMEDIPGGGGKEIHAKVPLSEMFGYSTTLRSMSQGRATYTMEFSHYAEAPRNVAEEIIHHRKS